One part of the Glycine max cultivar Williams 82 chromosome 14, Glycine_max_v4.0, whole genome shotgun sequence genome encodes these proteins:
- the LOC100818992 gene encoding golgin subfamily A member 4 isoform X5 codes for MQEADGLDMKKSYQSTDPVIDGQKELSLSEVGESDQSLSGIALEKIRVEEASHEAEQLRKSIELLSSQFLLEARGAVSDLDPLASSSVLSDNDISEAFQSLKEELFLANLMKNIFNTQLAEQLESDDQRHQLVDEISQLHASHNKVNDKNQQLTEELANCHVELHDISSKNVEVQNQFNAAMAEVEALSVRVIELQNSFDVSHKDSLELSRELADCRGLISSLQVEKKGMNETLNLMIAEKNKLVEEKEFHLCESKNLATELADFKSLMEGVRVENSNLIDRISLVTEERNKIEAEIEHLKHEIDRLSLDLVENKDLVASLEAENSNLNRNLALSADKIKNLEDENQRHSSEIIALNEQLSTEKAERMRFEGDLKEATVHLEQISKENVFLNDTLDKQKAKIEEIGKEHSQPLSQPRDLGNQAHVARTQSKGLEIAIANDSLHMDQEPDEGALGGPHVNILEHEVFDDSHGFVSLKACSDEVEKVLVKLEKAIDVLHSQSVSSSRAGEKVSSPVVSKLIQAFESKVQEDEHETESRDSSDVLSSSNSFIMLTKEQIGDLKKLLSKWKLNVQIAGTLFNGERDDRKTGDAKYSDLKDQFEQLKQHCSDLEASNIELAVQYETAKQLLGDIQEKKCLLEEFYDALKQEDTHLKAKNNELYEKLGYCQSKISELHTEMNDVKQISNDMASTVGSQLENLQKEVTERAMLLEQGWNMTIAQIVELVGKLKESVGETLCTTVSSDAYGNLDICHQLEVSVNAAAEMIFDLQKKLEATYSEHEIMCTSYKEMNSKCDDLLGRNELAVSLLHKMYSDLRKLVFSNGGTMDEDKIDLQSEVLPDLLNYNSYQPILKHIGNILTEKLELESVTKEIKSELMHRETELEELKMKCLGLDSVSKLIEDVVGVLNVDISKIDINKSPLSCLDSLVSSLVQKTRDTEIQYHTTKEGYGSKEMELAELKEKMHFLDTLRLENENEILVLKESLHQAEEALTVAHSELHKKANELEHSEQRVSSIREKLSIAVAKGKGLVVQRDGLKQSLAETSSELERCLQELQLKDTRLHEVETKVKTYAEAGERVEALESELSYIRNSSNALRESFLLKDSMLQRIEEILEDLDLPEQFHSRDIIEKIDWLASSVSANSLPINDWEQKEAMGGGSYSDAGYVVTDSWKDDSQLRPDSDDFRKKFEELQSKYYGLAEQNEMLEQSLMERNSLVQRWEELVNRVEMPSHLQSMETEDKIECIGSALTEANHHIDSMQLKIEKYDSYCGLLNADLEESQRTVSALQEDLSALTSEREHLSEKMESLVYEYEKLSLQTREAELENGKLHDEITSLKDKLEHKTAIEEQIFTIEGKIRKLRDLVGDALSESETENMVSGSANIDSLEELLEKLVEKLNMERKPSAQTREAELENEKLHTEISSLKDKLEQKAAIEEQIFTIDGKIRKLQDLVGDALSVPETENLVSCSANIDSLEELLRKLIENHAKLSLMKPAYGVVGDGLHSQKEDATLLEERSMDVHDKEAADIDIYKRDLEESSNELMHVKEERNRSLEKQISLSGEVEALTKRIEELQGLLNQEEQKSASFREELASEVETLTKRNEELQGLLNQEEQKSASVREKLSGEVETLTKRIDELLGLLNQEEQKSASFREKLNVAVRKGKSLVQQRDSLKQTIKDMTVEMEHLKSEINNRENTLGEQEQKLRQLSTYPDRLEALESESLLLKKHLEETEHHLQDQEYSLKLILNKLGEIEVGGEGHISDPVKKLELVGKLFSDLHSAVASLEQESRKSKRASELLLAELNEVQERNDSFQEELAKVTAELVDLRRERDSAEAAKLEAVAHLEEGKKSHFSDIMELKSSMNQVCKSFGEVQNLLCNAFFMDLESYRKVEAGLESCMKGNNDKNVVDSSITKEHDGILHCSSANKKSSVSADPWSDFDRIDHYDDNTIVEISRLFGHQLQELMVEVSSLRERINMHSSLAQETDKTLSKLIASIQREMTSQKEACETMKKEVSERDGELAVLRGNVAYLYEACINSVIVLENGKAELVGRKVESSDLGINLEIPSFDDGISEECIKTLTDRLLLSAKGFASLKTEFLDANQKEMKATITNLQRELQEKDVQRDRICSELVKQIKDAEAAANSYSQDLQAFSLQEHNIKKEVEAIEAERKILEQRVNELQDRQETAAELEEKMRSQTGLLAAKDQEIEALMHALDEEETQMEELTNKIVDLETVVQQKNQEIENLGSSRGKVMKKLSITVSKFDELHHLSASLLSEVEKLQSQLLERDTEISFLRQEVTRCTNDALLASQMSNQSSDEIFEFLMWVDTIVSHDGVHDIHPDMKSNSKVHECKEILHKKLTSLLSELENLREVAESKDAMLQIERSKVEELNCKTETLETSLHEKELQLNLLEGVEETGKGAGTSSEIVEVEPAMNDWSSSGAFVTPQVRSLRKGNSDHVAIAVDVDPGSTSRIEDEEDDKVHGFKSLTTSRIVPRFTRPLTDLIDGLWVSCDRTLMRQPILRLGIIIYWAIMHALLAFFVV; via the exons ATTCGTTGGAATTGTCCAGAGAGTTGGCTGACTGCAGAGGCTTGATCTCAAGTTTACAGGTGGAAAAGAAGGGCATGAATGAAACTCTTAATTTGATGATTGCTGAGAAAAATAAACTTGTGGAGGAGAAGGAATTTCATCTATGTGAAAGTAAGAATCTGGCAACTGAATTGGCTGACTTCAAGAGTTTGATGGAAGGAGTAAGAGTTGAGAATTCCAACTTAATTGACAGGATCTCTTTGGTGACTGAAGAGAGGAATaagattgaagcagaaattgAGCATCTCAAACATGAGATTGACAGACTGTCATTAGATTtggttgaaaataaagatttggtGGCAAGTCTAGAGGCAGAAAATTCCAACTTAAATCGTAACCTTGCATTGTCAGCTGATAAGATTAAAAATCTTGAAGATGAGAATCAAAGACACTCTTCTGAAATCATTGCCCTAAATGAGCAATTGTCTACAGAAAAGGCGGAACGAATGAGGTTTGAAGGTGACCTTAAAGAAGCCACAGTGCACTTGGAACAAATTTCCAAGGAAAATGTGTTTCTCAATGACACTTTGGATAAGCAAAAGGCCAAGATAGAAGAAATTGGAAAGGAGCACAGCCAACCACTATCTCAACCTAGGGACCTTGGAAATCAAGCTCATGTTGCACGTACACAAAGTAAGGGCCTTGAAATTGCTATTGCTAACGATTCTCTGCATATGGATCAGGAGCCAGATGAAGGGGCACTAGGAGGACCACATGTGAATATACTTGAGCATGAAGTCTTTGATGATTCTCATGGGTTTGTTTCATTGAAAGCTTGCTCGGATGAGGTAGAGAAAGTTCTGGTGAAGCTTGAAAAGGCAATTGATGTGTTGCATTCTCAATCAGTATCCTCCAGCAGGGCCGGTGAAAAAGTTTCTTCGCCTGTGGTTTCGAAATTGATACAGGCTTTTGAATCAAAAGTACAAGAAGATGAGCATGAGACAGAAAGTAGGGATTCCAGTGATGTTCTGTCATCATCAAACTCATTTATTATGTTAACTAAAGAGCAAATTGGAGATTTGAAAAAATTGCTTTCAAAGTGGAAGCTGAATGTTCAGATTGCAGGTACATTATTCAATGGGGAGCGAGATGATCGGAAAACTGGTGATGCAAAGTACAGTGATCTCAAGGACCAGTTTGAACAATTGAAGCAACATTGCTCAGATTTGGAAGCATCCAACATTGAACTTGCAGTTCAATATGAAACTGCAAAGCAACTTCTGGGTGATATTCAAGAAAAGAAATGCCTTCTTGAGGAATTCTATGATGCTTTAAAGCAAGAAGATACCCATCTCAAAGCCAAAAATAATGAACTTTATGAGAAGCTTGGCTATTGTCAGTCAAAAATTAGTGAATTGCATACTGAAATGAATGATGTgaaacaaatttcaaatgatATGGCTTCTACTGTTGGCAGTCAACTGGAAAATTTGCAGAAGGAGGTGACAGAGAGGGCAATGCTACTTGAGCAAGGCTGGAATATGACTATTGCCCAGATTGTTGAGTTAGTTGGGAAGCTGAAAGAATCAGTTGGTGAAACTTTGTGCACAACTGTTTCTTCTGATGCTTATGGCAACTTGGATATCTGTCATCAGTTAGAAGTTTCAGTTAATGCAGCCGCTGAAATGATTTTTGATCTGCAGAAGAAACTTGAAGCTACTTATTCGGAACATGAAATAATGTGCACATCATATAAAGAAATGAATTCAAAATGTGATGATCTGCTTGGGAGGAATGAATTGGCTGTTAGTCTATTGCATAAGATGTACAGTGACCTGAGGAAACTTGTGTTTAGTAATGGTGGGACTATGGATGAAGATAAGATAGATTTACAAAGTGAAGTGCTGCCTGATCTGCTGAACTATAATAGCTATCAACCCATCTTGAAACATATTGGGAATATATTGACCGAGAAGCTGGAACTTGAGTCTGTTACCAAGGAGATTAAGTCAGAATTGATGCACAGGGAAACAGAATTGGAAGAATTGAAGATGAAGTGCCTTGGTTTAGATTCTGTTAGTAAGCTAATAGAAGATGTCGTGGGTGTGCTGAATGTGGACATTTCAAAGATCGATATAAATAAATCACCCCTTTCTTGCTTAGATTCATTAGTCTCTAGTCTTGTACAGAAAACCAGAGACACTGAAATCCAGTATCACACGACTAAAGAAGGATATGGATCTAAGGAGATGGAATTGGCtgaattgaaggaaaaaatgCATTTTCTAGACACACTTCGTCttgagaatgaaaatgaaatcctTGTTCTGAAGGAAAGCTTACATCAGGCTGAGGAAGCTCTTACTGTTGCTCATTCTGAATTGCACAAGAAAGCAAATGAACTTGAGCATTCAGAACAGCGGGTGTCCTCCATTCGGGAAAAACTTAGCATAGCTGTTGCCAAGGGGAAAGGGTTGGTTGTACAGCGAGATGGACTCAAGCAATCCCTGGCAGAGACATCCAGTGAATTGGAGAGATGCTTGCAAGAGTTACAGTTGAAAGATACAAGGCTTCATGAGGTTGAAACGAAAGTTAAGACATATGCAGAGGCTGGTGAGCGTGTTGAAGCTCTGGAATCTGAGCTTTCTTATATCCGTAATTCATCTAATGCTTTGAGAGAGTCATTTCTTCTTAAAGATTCAATGCTTCAGAGGATAGAAGAGATATTGGAAGACCTAGATCTGCCAGAGCAGTTTCATTCAAGAGATATAATTGAAAAGATTGATTGGTTGGCTAGTTCAGTTTCAGCAAACTCATTGCCAATTAATGATTGGGAACAGAAGGAAGCTATGGGAGGAGGCTCATACTCTGATGCTGGTTATGTTGTCACGGATTCATGGAAAGATGATAGTCAGCTACGACCAGATTCagatgattttagaaaaaaatttgaggAGTTGCAGAGTAAGTATTATGGGTTGGCTGAGCAAAATGAAATGCTGGAGCAATCATTGATGGAAAGAAACAGCTTAGTTCAGAGATGGGAAGAGCTTGTAAATAGGGTTGAAATGCCTTCACATTTGCAGTCTATGGAGACGGAGGATAAGATTGAATGTATAGGCAGTGCGCTTACTGAGGCTAATCATCATATAGATTCTATGCAGCTGAAGATTGAAAAATATGATAGCTACTGTGGATTGCTAAATGCCGATCTGGAAGAGTCTCAAAGGACAGTGTCTGCTCTTCAAGAAGACCTTAGTGCTCTTACATCTGAAAGAGAGCATCTTTCTGAGAAAATGGAGTCTTTGGTGTATGAGTATGAGAAACTATCATTGCAGACAAGGGAGGCTGAACTTGAGAATGGAAagctgcatgatgaaataactAGTTTGAAGGATAAATTGGAACACAAAACTGCAATTGAAGAACAAATTTTCACTATTGAAGGCAAGATCAGAAAGTTGCGAGACTTGGTTGGTGATGCCTTGTCGGAATCTGAAACAGAAAATATGGTTTCCGGTAGTGCAAATATTGATTCCTTGGAAGAATTGCTGGAAAAGCTTGTAGAAAAGCTGAACATGGAAAGGAAACCATCAGCACAGACAAGAGAAGCTGAACTTGAGAATGAAAAGCTGCATACTGAAATTTCTAGTTTGAAGGATAAATTGGAACAGAAAGCTGCAATTGAAGAACAAATTTTCACCATTGATGGTAAAATCAGAAAATTACAAGACTTAGTTGGTGATGCCTTGTCAGTACCTGAAACAGAAAATCTGGTTTCTTGTAGTGCAAATATTGATTCCTTGGAAGAATTGCTGAGAAAGCTTATAGAAAATCATGCAAAGCTTTCATTAATGAAACCTGCATATGGGGTTGTAGGTGATGGACTCCATTCTCAAAAGGAGGATGCTACACTTCTCGAGGAAAGAAGTATGGATGTGCATGATAAGGAGGCGGCAGATATTGACATATATAAAAGAGATCTGGAGGAGTCTTCAAATGAATTGATGCATGTGAAGGAGGAGAGAAATAGATCTTTGGAAAAGCAAATATCTTTATCAGGTGAAGTTGAAGCTCTGACAAAAAGAATTGAGGAATTGCAAGGGCTTCTTAATCAGGAGGAGCAGAAATCAGCTTCTTTTAGAGAGGAGTTAGCAAGTGAAGTTGAAACTCTGACAAAAAGAAATGAGGAATTGCAAGGGCTTCTTAATCAGGAGGAGCAAAAATCAGCTTCTGTTAGGGAGAAGTTATCAGGTGAAGTTGAAACTCTGACTAAAAGAATTGATGAATTGCTAGGGCTTCTTAATCAGGAGGAGCAGAAATCAGCTTCTTTTAGAGAGAAGTTAAATGTTGCAGTAAGGAAAGGGAAGTCATTGGTGCAACAACGAGACAGTCTAAAGCAAACCATTAAAGATATGACTGTTGAGATGGAGCACTTGAAATCTGAGATAAACAACCGGGAAAACACTCTTGGAGAGCAAGAACAGAAGTTGAGACAGTTGTCAACCTACCCAGATAGGTTAGAAGCTCTTGAATCTGAGAGTTTGCTTCTGAAGAAACATTTGGAAGAAACTGAGCACCATTTGCAGGACCAAGAATATTCTTTGAAACTGATTTTGAACAAGTTGGGTGAGATTGAGGTTGGCGGTGAAGGTCATATAAGTGATCCAGTGAAGAAATTGGAATTGGTTGGGAAGTTATTTTCTGATCTACATAGTGCTGTGGCATCTTTAGAACAAGAATCCAGGAAGTCTAAAAGAGCATCAGAACTCCTCTTGGCAGAGTTAAATGAGGTTCAAGAAAGGAATGATAGTTTTCAGGAGGAGCTCGCAAAGGTGACTGCTGAACTTGTGGATCTCAGAAGAGAAAGGGATTCAGCTGAGGCTGCCAAACTGGAAGCGGTTGCACATCTTGAGGAGGGGAAAAAGAGCCATTTTTCTGACATCATGGAATTAAAATCTAGTATGAACCAAGTCTGCAAAAGCTTTGGTGAGGTTCAGAATTTACTGTGTAATGCTTTTTTCATGGATTTGGAATCTTATCGGAAAGTGGAGGCTGGTCTTGAGTCATGTATGAAAGGAAACAATGATAAAAATGTGGTGGATTCATCCATCACCAAAGAACATGATGGCATTTTACACTGCTCATCTGCTAATAAG AAGAGCTCTGTGTCTGCAGATCCTTGGTCAGATTTTGACAGAATTGACCACTATGATGATAATACTATAGTTGAAATTTCTCGTCTATTTGGGCATCAACTGCAAGAGCTCATGGTGGAGGTTAGTTCTCTCAGGGAAAGAATAAACATGCACTCAAGTTTGGCGCAGGAGACGGACAAAACTCTATCTAAACTAATAGCAAGTATTCAAAGGGAAATGACTTCCCAAAAAGAGGCGTGTGAAACGATGAAGAAAGAAGTAAGTGAGCGAGATGGGGAACTTGCTGTATTACGTGGGAACGTTGCCTATCTTTATGAAGCATGCATTAATTCTGTCATTGTACTTGAAAATGGAAAAGCTGAACTGGTTGGAAGGAAGGTTGAATCTTCAGATCTGGGAATTAACTTGGAAATACCTTCATTTGATGATGGCATATCTGAGGAATGTATTAAAACCCTGACAGATAGATTGCTGTTGAGTGCAAAAGGGTTTGCTAGTTTAAAAACTGAATTTTTAGATGCCAATCAAAAAGAAATGAAGGCTACTATAACAAATTTGCAGAGAGAGCTTCAGGAGaaggatgttcaaagagataGGATTTGCTCAGAACTGGTGAAACAGATCAAGGATGCTGAAGCTGCTGCAAACAGTTACTCTCAAGATCTTCAAGCTTTTAGTCTTCAAGAACATAATATAAAGAAAGAGGTGGAAGCAATTGAGGCAGAAAGGAAGATACTGGAACAGAGAGTGAATGAACTGCAGGATAGACAAGAAACCGCAGCTGAATTAGAGGAGAAAATGAGATCTCAAACTGGTTTACTGGCTGCCAAAGATCAAG AAATCGAAGCACTAATGCATGCACTTGATGAGGAAGAAACGCAGATGGAAGAATTAACAAATAAGATTGTGGATCTTGAAACGgtagttcaacaaaagaatcaaGAGATTGAGAACCTTGGATCTTCCCGTGGTAAGGTTATGAAAAAGCTTTCCATAACTGTTAGTAAGTTTGATGAGCTTCACCACCTGTCTGCAAGTCTCCTTTCTGAGGTTGAAAAGCTCCAATCCCAGTTGCTAGAAAGAGATACTGAAATTTCTTTCTTGAGGCAAGAGGTTACTAGATGCACTAATGATGCTCTTCTTGCATCACAAATGAGCAACCAGAGTTCTGATGAGATCTTTGAGTTCTTGATGTGGGTTGACACAATTGTGTCTCATGATGGGGTGCATGATATACATCCTGATATGAAGAGCAACAGTAAGGTTCATGAATGCAAAGAAATACTTCATAAGAAGCTTACGTCTTTATTGTCAGAATTGGAGAATCTAAGGGAAGTTGCAGAAAGCAAGGATGCAATGTTGCAAATAGAAAGGAGTAAGGTAGAAGAATTGAACTGCAAAACAGAAACTCTTGAGACATCCTTACATGAGAaagaattgcaattgaatttgcTTGAAGGTGTGGAAGAAACTGGAAAGGGAGCTGGCACAAGCTCAGAAATTGTGGAGGTAGAACCAGCA ATGAATGATTGGTCGTCATCTGGTGCTTTTGTAACACCCCAAGTTCGCAGTTTGCGCAAAGGCAATAGTGATCATGTTGCCATTGCTGTAGATGTAGACCCTGGTAGTACTAGTAGGATAGAAGATGAAGAGGACGACAAAG TCCATGGTTTCAAATCCCTCACAACATCCAGAATTGTCCCAAGATTTACTAGACCGTTGACTGACTTGATTGATGGCTTGTG GGTTTCTTGTGATCGGACTCTAATGAGACAACCCATCTTACGGCTTGGAATTATAATTTATTGGGCCATAATGCACGCACTCCttgcattttttgttgtttga